One region of Planctomycetota bacterium genomic DNA includes:
- a CDS encoding beta-propeller domain-containing protein yields the protein MKNRRYYIVAALVLVAWVTAFSYIGCGGSSSSGSSGGSTLNLPPAPTGLSAIAGNTEVTISWTSVTGAISYTGYWSIASGVTKVTGTRISNITAPYTHTGRANGTTYYYVVTAVNSDGEGAASSVISATPVLTPTLAGSYDTTGSASSVYVSGAYAYVGDSSYGLQIINVSNPAAPALAGTYNTSGLAGGVYVSGSYAYVADDVSGLQIINISNPVSPVLAGTYDTPDYARDVYVDGSYAYVADENSGLQIINVSNPAAPALAGTYNTPGQAIGVYVSGAYAYVADNTFGLQIINITNPAAPVLVGTYDTAGGADGVYVSGNYVYVADNIAGLQIINISNPAAPTLAGSYNTSGTSDDVYVSGNYAYVADGDSGLQVINISNPATPTLAGSYPTADWSNGVYVAGAYVYLADNTFGLQIINTSVVATPTLVSSCDTPNAASGVYVSGNYAYVADWNSGLQIIDISNPSVTTTLVGSYDTTGIANGVYVAGDYAYVADGDFGLQIINISQPATPTLTGAYDTTGYSRGVYVSGNYDYVTDGTSGLQIINVTNPAAPTLAGTYNTPGYAFGIYVSGNYAYVGDNASGLLIIDVTNPAAPALAGTYNTPGSAYGVYVSGNYAYVADWNSGLQIIDISEPVTPTLAGAYNTPDSAYDVHVSGTYAYVGDNASGLQIINVSNPAVPALVATYNTPDSANSVYVDGSYAYVADNSTGLLIISLGD from the coding sequence ATGAAAAACAGAAGATATTATATAGTCGCGGCTTTAGTCTTGGTGGCATGGGTAACTGCTTTTAGCTACATCGGCTGCGGCGGGAGTTCGTCCAGCGGTTCCAGCGGCGGCAGTACGCTTAACCTGCCTCCGGCGCCGACCGGCCTTTCTGCTATTGCCGGGAATACCGAGGTGACCATAAGCTGGACCAGCGTTACCGGCGCCATATCTTACACCGGTTACTGGTCAATCGCTTCGGGCGTGACAAAAGTTACCGGCACCAGGATAAGCAATATCACCGCGCCATACACCCATACCGGCCGGGCTAATGGCACGACCTATTACTATGTGGTCACTGCCGTGAACAGCGACGGCGAGGGCGCTGCCTCATCTGTGATATCCGCCACCCCGGTTTTAACCCCGACCCTGGCCGGCTCTTATGATACAACGGGCTCGGCCTCTAGCGTCTATGTCTCCGGCGCTTACGCCTATGTTGGGGACTCTAGTTACGGCCTGCAGATTATCAACGTCTCCAATCCGGCTGCTCCGGCCCTGGCCGGCACATACAATACATCCGGTCTGGCCGGCGGCGTCTATGTATCCGGCAGTTATGCCTATGTGGCGGATGACGTTTCCGGACTGCAGATTATCAACATCTCCAATCCGGTTTCGCCGGTGTTAGCCGGGACATACGATACCCCGGACTATGCCCGGGACGTCTATGTTGACGGCAGTTATGCCTATGTGGCGGATGAGAATTCCGGCCTGCAGATTATCAACGTCTCCAATCCGGCTGCTCCGGCCCTGGCCGGCACTTATAATACCCCGGGCCAGGCCATTGGCGTCTATGTGTCCGGCGCTTATGCCTATGTGGCTGATAACACCTTCGGGCTGCAGATTATCAATATCACCAATCCGGCGGCCCCGGTCCTGGTCGGCACTTATGATACAGCGGGCGGCGCTGACGGCGTCTATGTGTCCGGCAACTATGTCTATGTGGCGGATAATATCGCCGGGCTGCAGATTATTAATATCTCTAATCCGGCCGCTCCCACCCTGGCTGGTTCTTATAATACATCGGGCACTTCTGATGACGTCTATGTATCCGGGAATTACGCCTATGTGGCGGACGGTGATTCCGGACTGCAGGTTATCAACATCTCCAATCCGGCTACTCCCACCCTGGCCGGTTCATATCCTACCGCGGACTGGTCCAATGGCGTCTATGTGGCCGGCGCGTACGTCTATCTGGCGGATAACACCTTCGGCCTGCAGATTATCAACACCTCGGTGGTTGCCACGCCGACCCTGGTTAGTTCTTGTGACACTCCTAACGCCGCCTCCGGCGTCTATGTGTCCGGAAACTATGCCTATGTGGCGGATTGGAATTCCGGACTGCAGATTATCGACATCTCAAACCCGTCCGTTACCACGACCCTGGTCGGCTCATATGACACCACGGGCATTGCCAATGGCGTCTATGTGGCCGGCGATTATGCCTATGTCGCGGACGGTGATTTCGGGTTGCAGATTATCAATATCTCCCAGCCGGCTACGCCCACCCTAACCGGCGCTTATGATACAACCGGTTATTCCCGGGGTGTCTATGTGTCCGGCAACTATGACTATGTCACGGATGGGACTTCCGGACTGCAGATTATCAACGTCACCAATCCGGCTGCTCCGACCCTGGCCGGCACTTACAATACCCCGGGCTATGCCTTTGGCATCTATGTGTCCGGCAATTATGCCTATGTCGGCGATAACGCTTCCGGACTGCTGATTATTGATGTCACTAATCCGGCTGCCCCGGCCCTGGCCGGTACTTACAATACCCCGGGCAGCGCCTATGGCGTCTATGTGTCCGGAAACTATGCCTATGTGGCGGATTGGAATTCCGGACTGCAGATTATTGATATCTCCGAACCGGTTACGCCCACCCTGGCCGGCGCTTATAATACGCCGGACTCGGCCTATGACGTCCATGTATCCGGCACTTACGCCTATGTCGGCGATAACGCCTCCGGACTGCAGATTATCAACGTCTCCAATCCGGCGGTTCCGGCATTGGTTGCCACTTACAATACCCCGGACTCGGCCAACAGCGTCTATGTTGACGGCAGTTATGCCTATGTGGCTGATAACTCCACCGGCCTGCTGATTATCAGCCTGGGCGATTAG